A genomic segment from Phragmites australis chromosome 6, lpPhrAust1.1, whole genome shotgun sequence encodes:
- the LOC133922269 gene encoding uncharacterized protein LOC133922269 translates to MARKRRAPSPAPPPPPPPPQEESSSEESGSSSEEEPPRAAAPQNPSQNPRPAPSAADSSEEDSETDAHAFQLRQVARSPSKAPAPAPQPESDDEEEGESSESEPEIPKPVQKKAAAQKSKAEQDRKRSAPEPAPSGKAKKAKAAAPEATPPSKLKKSKAESEKTAVAPEPIPSGKAKKPGSKLEHPALDPSPSIKSEKLARTLRTWTKDDEMKILEVLATHVKSEGVLPKTEYLLGALRDRLNRKNCSYTDMYEKVRRLRERYEKAVSTGTLPSEEDELQMYNLSESVWGEKAKEAIAAATSQNDGILKKSKKGQANKEKMDGNSKDATSKETVTSIANRDGNTQKGSKKGQAIKEKTDGNVKSRVSKEATTTATPRKSKKHGNHKEEWDEDAKRTLKEATTATQNGGALTKSKRGKTDKEKMDRGTQSLVPKAATSATHNCGTPTKSKEEETERDANVQGMHRGFDDLQKLYSNLAAYVEIIEVQHPCGETLKRAFEFIGDEKAHALDSKIKKQRIAEAKVQIHRADIKKQVLNTLISLVD, encoded by the coding sequence ATGGCCCGCAAGCGCCGCGCCCcctcgcccgcgccgccgccgcctcctcctccgccgcaggAGGAGTCGTCCTCCGAGGAGTCCGGCTCCTCCTCCGAGGAGGAGCCTCCTCGCGCCGCAGCACCCCAAAACCCCTCGCAAAACCCTCGACCCGctccctccgccgccgactcGTCGGAGGAGGACTCCGAAACAGACGCGCATGCCTTCCAGCTGCGCCAGGTCGCCCGCTCCCCGAGCAAGGCGCCGGCCCCGGCCCCCCAGCCCGAatccgacgacgaggaggagggcgagTCGTCGGAGTCGGAGCCCGAGATCCCAAAGCCGGTTCAAAAGAAGGCGGCGGCACAGAAGTCCAAAGCGGAGCAGGACAGGAAGAGGTCCGCGCCTGAGCCCGCTCCGTCCGGCAAGGCCAAGAAGGCCAAGGCTGCGGCGCCTGAGGCTACTCCGCCTAGCAAGTTGAAGAAGTCCAAGGCCGAGTCAGAGAAGACGGCGGTGGCGCCTGAGCCCATTCCGTCCGGCAAGGCGAAGAAGCCCGGATCCAAGCTGGAGCACCCTGCGCTTGATCCCTCGCCGTCCATTAAGTCTGAGAAGCTTGCGAGGACTCTGCGCACATGGACAAAGGATGATGAGATGAAGATCTTAGAGGTCCTTGCCACGCATGTCAAGAGTGAGGGCGTGCTGCCAAAGACCGAGTACCTTCTTGGTGCCCTTCGTGACCGCCTCAACAGGAAAAACTGCAGCTACACGGACATGTATGAGAAGGTGCGAAGGCTCAGGGAGCGTTATGAGAAAGCAGTGAGCACGGGCACACTGCCAAGTGAAGAGGATGAGCTCCAGATGTATAATCTCTCAGAATCAGTCTGGGGAGAGAAGGCAAAGGAGGCTATCGCTGCCGCTACATCTCAAAATGATGGCATTCTGAAAAAGAGTAAGAAGGGACAGGCAAACAAAGAGAAAATGGATGGAAATTCAAAGGATGCCACGTCGAAGGAGACCGTCACCAGTATCGCCAATCGTGATGGTAATACTCAGAAAGGGAGTAAGAAGGGGCAGGCCATCAAAGAGAAAACAGATGGAAATGTAAAGAGCAGGGTGTCTAAGGAGGCTACCACTACTGCTACCCCGAGAAAGAGTAAGAAGCATGGAAATCACAAAGAGGAATGGGATGAAGATGCAAAGCGCACGCTGAAGGAAGCCACTACTGCCACTCAAAATGGCGGTGCTttgaccaagagcaagagggggAAGACTGACAAAGAGAAGATGGACAGAGGTACGCAGAGTCTCGTGCCAAAGGCAGCCACAAGTGCCACTCACAATTGTGGCACCCCGACTAAGAGTAAGGAAGAGGAAACAGAAAGAGATGCTAATGTGCAAGGCATGCACAGGGGTTTTGATGACTTGCAGAAGTTGTATTCCAACCTTGCTGCTTATGTGGAGATAATTGAGGTGCAGCATCCATGCGGGGAGACTCTGAAGAGAGCATTTGAGTTTATTGGTGATGAGAAGGCACATGCTCTGGACTCGAAGATCAAAAAGCAAAGAATTGCGGAGGCGAAGGTGCAGATCCATCGAGCGGACATAAAGAAGCAGGTTCTCAATACATTGATCAGCTTGGTGGACtaa